Proteins co-encoded in one Gehongia tenuis genomic window:
- a CDS encoding (2Fe-2S) ferredoxin domain-containing protein — MMKSIKELEEIRQRTLNNINLRKDRENGTRIVVGMATCGISAGARPVLMELVEEVKKRSLQDVTVSQTGCIGLCQYEPIVEVFKPGEEKCTYVHMTPEKARRVVAEHIVNNQPVHEYLIGNVKS, encoded by the coding sequence ATTATGAAGTCTATTAAGGAACTCGAGGAGATTCGTCAAAGAACCCTTAACAATATCAACCTGCGCAAGGACCGGGAGAACGGCACCCGGATTGTGGTGGGCATGGCCACCTGCGGAATCTCCGCCGGCGCCCGTCCCGTTCTCATGGAGCTGGTTGAGGAAGTGAAAAAGCGCAGCCTGCAGGATGTGACCGTCTCCCAGACGGGCTGCATCGGGCTTTGCCAGTACGAGCCCATCGTCGAGGTTTTCAAGCCCGGCGAGGAGAAGTGCACCTATGTGCACATGACCCCCGAGAAGGCCCGCCGCGTTGTCGCGGAACATATCGTCAACAATCAGCCGGTTCACGAGTATCTGATCGGCAACGTAAAATCATAA
- a CDS encoding YjjG family noncanonical pyrimidine nucleotidase, with protein MYQTLLLDADGTLFDFDAAERRAFEKTCGAMGLAYTEGFYRRYQAANAACWRKYEKGEITKPQLQYDRFAALVDFSDPAAANEAYVGFLARGSQLMPESVPVLTALKAMTPARKCCIITNGIDRVQRQRLRDSAIAPLIDGIVTSEEAGAVKPAAGFFEYAFRKLGLTEKGDALVVGDSMITDIAGGANYGLDTCLVDYEGSYGGEAPRPTHVIRRLTDLLALV; from the coding sequence ATGTACCAAACCTTGCTGCTGGACGCCGACGGCACCCTGTTTGATTTCGACGCCGCCGAGCGCCGGGCTTTTGAAAAAACCTGTGGGGCCATGGGTCTTGCATACACCGAGGGCTTCTATCGCCGCTACCAGGCCGCCAACGCCGCCTGCTGGCGCAAGTACGAGAAGGGGGAGATCACCAAGCCCCAGCTCCAGTACGACCGGTTCGCCGCGCTGGTCGATTTTTCCGATCCCGCGGCGGCCAATGAAGCCTACGTGGGCTTCCTCGCCCGGGGCAGCCAGCTGATGCCGGAAAGCGTGCCCGTGCTCACCGCCCTTAAAGCCATGACGCCGGCGCGGAAGTGCTGCATCATCACCAACGGCATCGACAGGGTGCAGCGCCAGCGCCTTCGGGATTCGGCCATCGCGCCCCTCATCGATGGCATCGTCACCTCCGAGGAGGCGGGCGCGGTCAAGCCGGCGGCGGGCTTTTTCGAGTACGCCTTCCGGAAGCTGGGCCTCACGGAGAAGGGGGACGCGCTGGTGGTGGGGGATTCCATGATTACGGACATCGCCGGCGGGGCAAACTATGGCCTTGATACCTGCCTGGTGGATTACGAAGGGAGCTACGGCGGGGAAGCGCCCCGGCCCACCCACGTGATTCGAAGGTTAACGGACCTGCTGGCGCTGGTATAA
- a CDS encoding ATP-binding protein, translated as MKDISLHMLDIVENSVRAEAKNIAVEVAEDTRADTLSMTVSDDGKGMSPELVQRVSDPFVTSRTTRKVGLGIPLLRSNAEQSGGYVVLTSKLGEGTRIQAVFGLTNIDRPPLGNIAETMASLILCNPDLEFRYVHRRDGEEIVLDTREMREILGPEVPLSDPSVAEWVRAYLQENIVSLHGGADYEVY; from the coding sequence ATGAAGGATATATCCTTGCACATGCTGGATATCGTGGAGAACTCCGTGCGGGCGGAGGCGAAGAACATCGCCGTCGAGGTCGCGGAGGACACCAGGGCCGATACCCTGAGCATGACGGTGAGCGACGACGGCAAAGGCATGAGTCCGGAGCTGGTTCAAAGGGTGAGCGATCCCTTTGTCACCAGCAGGACCACCCGCAAGGTGGGCCTTGGGATACCTCTGCTCCGGAGCAATGCCGAACAGTCGGGCGGATACGTGGTCCTCACTTCAAAGCTCGGGGAGGGCACGCGGATTCAGGCGGTGTTTGGTCTTACCAACATCGACCGGCCGCCCCTTGGCAACATTGCCGAGACCATGGCCTCGCTTATCCTTTGCAACCCGGATCTTGAATTTCGCTATGTGCACCGCCGGGACGGCGAGGAGATCGTCCTCGACACCCGGGAGATGCGGGAGATTCTGGGACCGGAAGTACCCCTGTCCGACCCGTCGGTGGCCGAATGGGTTCGGGCCTACTTGCAGGAGAACATCGTTTCATTACATGGAGGTGCGGATTATGAAGTCTATTAA
- the nuoF gene encoding NADH-quinone oxidoreductase subunit NuoF, with the protein MDMFRSHVLICGGTGCTSSGSQEVMDTFEKEIAKNGLEKEVKVVRTGCFGLCEMGPVVIVYPEGSFYSRVKADDVSEIVSEHLLKGRIVTRLLYEEAVVDENEIRSLDEVDFYKKQKRIALRNCGVIDPEIIDEYIAFDGYKALAKALTEMTPEEVIDTIKKSGLRGRGGAGFPTGMKWDFTYKAKGDQKFVCCNADEGDPGAFMDRSILEGDPHSVIEAMAIAAYTVGADQGYVYVRAEYPIAVHRLQIAIDQAKEYGLLGKNILGTDFCFDLDIRLGAGAFVCGEETALMTSIEGHRGEPRPRPPFPANKGLFGKPTLLNNVETYANIPVIINNGWEWFAEMGTEKSKGTKVFALGGKINNTGLVEIPMGTTLREIIYDIGGGIPNGKKFKAAQTGGPSGGCIPASKIDTMIDYDSLMAIGSMMGSGGLIVMDEDNCMVDIARFFLDFTVDESCGKCPPCRIGTRRMLEILERIVEGKGEEGDIEKLETLGKNIKESALCGLGQTAPNPVLSTIHYFRDEYEAHIKEKRCPAGHCQALLEYYIEPDKCRGCTLCARQCPVGCISGKVKEPHVIDTKKCIKCGACMSACKFGAVIKR; encoded by the coding sequence ATGGACATGTTTCGTTCCCACGTTTTAATATGTGGCGGTACCGGCTGCACGTCTTCCGGCTCCCAGGAGGTCATGGACACCTTTGAGAAGGAGATCGCGAAGAACGGCCTGGAGAAGGAAGTTAAAGTGGTGCGCACCGGCTGCTTCGGTTTGTGCGAGATGGGCCCCGTCGTGATCGTTTATCCCGAGGGTTCCTTCTACAGCCGCGTGAAGGCCGACGACGTTTCTGAAATCGTCAGCGAGCACCTTTTGAAGGGCCGCATCGTCACCCGTCTGCTCTATGAGGAAGCGGTGGTCGACGAGAATGAGATCCGCTCCCTGGACGAGGTGGATTTCTACAAGAAGCAAAAGCGTATTGCCCTTCGCAACTGCGGCGTCATCGATCCCGAGATCATTGACGAATATATCGCCTTCGACGGCTACAAGGCTTTGGCGAAGGCTTTGACCGAGATGACCCCCGAGGAGGTCATCGATACGATCAAGAAGAGCGGACTGCGCGGCCGCGGCGGCGCCGGTTTCCCCACCGGCATGAAGTGGGACTTCACCTATAAGGCCAAGGGCGACCAGAAGTTTGTGTGCTGCAACGCCGACGAAGGCGACCCCGGCGCGTTCATGGACCGCTCCATTTTGGAGGGCGATCCCCACAGCGTCATCGAGGCCATGGCCATCGCCGCCTACACCGTGGGCGCCGATCAGGGCTACGTGTACGTCCGGGCCGAGTACCCCATCGCGGTGCACCGCCTCCAGATCGCCATCGATCAGGCCAAGGAGTACGGCCTTCTGGGCAAGAACATCCTTGGAACCGACTTCTGCTTTGATCTTGATATCCGCCTTGGCGCCGGCGCCTTCGTGTGCGGCGAGGAAACGGCCCTCATGACCTCCATCGAAGGTCATCGCGGCGAGCCCCGTCCCCGTCCGCCCTTCCCGGCGAACAAGGGTCTTTTTGGCAAGCCCACGCTCCTCAATAACGTGGAAACCTATGCCAACATTCCCGTGATCATCAACAACGGCTGGGAATGGTTTGCCGAAATGGGCACCGAGAAATCCAAGGGCACCAAGGTGTTCGCCCTCGGCGGTAAAATCAACAACACCGGCCTTGTGGAGATCCCCATGGGCACCACCCTCCGGGAGATCATCTACGACATCGGCGGCGGCATCCCGAACGGCAAGAAGTTCAAGGCGGCCCAGACCGGCGGACCTTCCGGCGGCTGCATCCCCGCCTCCAAGATCGACACCATGATCGACTACGATTCGCTGATGGCCATCGGCTCCATGATGGGCTCCGGAGGACTCATCGTCATGGACGAGGACAACTGCATGGTGGATATCGCCAGGTTCTTCCTGGATTTCACCGTGGATGAGTCCTGCGGCAAGTGCCCGCCCTGCCGGATCGGCACGCGGCGGATGCTGGAGATTTTGGAACGCATCGTGGAAGGCAAGGGCGAGGAAGGCGACATCGAGAAGCTGGAAACCCTGGGCAAGAACATCAAGGAGTCGGCGCTGTGCGGCCTTGGCCAGACGGCTCCGAACCCGGTGCTGTCCACCATCCACTACTTCCGCGACGAGTACGAAGCGCACATCAAGGAGAAGCGCTGCCCGGCCGGCCACTGCCAGGCTTTGCTCGAGTACTACATCGAGCCCGACAAGTGCCGCGGCTGCACCCTGTGCGCCCGTCAGTGCCCCGTTGGCTGTATCTCCGGCAAGGTCAAGGAGCCCCATGTGATCGACACCAAGAAGTGCATCAAGTGCGGCGCCTGTATGTCGGCCTGTAAGTTCGGTGCGGTTATTAAACGATAA
- a CDS encoding NADH-dependent [FeFe] hydrogenase, group A6 has protein sequence MVSLTIDGIKVTVPENTTVLEAARQANIHIPTLCYLKGVNQIGACRMCLVEVKGGRALQAACVYPVSEGMEVYTNNARIRNARKVNLELILSNHDRACLTCVRNQNCELQSLAEELGIREIGFDGVQIERPIDTSSPSIVRDPNKCILCRRCVATCQNIQKIGVIGATNRGFNTIIEPVFDMKIGDVPCVNCGQCIMACPVGALREKDSTQKVWDALADPTKHVVVQPAPAVRVALGEEFGMPMGTVVTGKLAAALRKMGFDAIFDTNYGADLTIMEEASELIERVTKGGKLPMITSCSPGWVKFCEHFYPEFLDNLSTCKSPHEMLGAIIKSYYAQKQGIDPKNIVTVSVMPCVAKKFEAGRDELSVNGLQDVDLVITTRELARMIKEAGINFPELPDEDFDPIFGDSTGAAAIFGATGGVMEAALRTAYEFITGGTLEKVDFEDVRGIAGVKEATVKIGDMDVKVAVASGTGNARKILDAVKAGEKDYHFIEVMGCPGGCVTGGGQPIVSAKVRMEKDPRVERAKAIYSVDKDLPLRKSHENPSIKKLYDEYLEKPGSHRSHELLHTHYVPRKRY, from the coding sequence ATGGTTTCATTGACGATTGATGGCATCAAGGTGACCGTTCCCGAAAACACGACCGTGCTCGAGGCGGCTCGCCAAGCCAATATCCATATTCCCACCCTGTGCTACCTCAAGGGCGTCAATCAGATCGGCGCCTGCCGGATGTGCCTGGTGGAAGTGAAGGGCGGACGGGCCCTGCAGGCGGCCTGCGTCTATCCCGTATCCGAGGGTATGGAGGTATACACCAACAACGCCCGTATCCGCAACGCCCGCAAGGTGAACCTGGAGCTCATCCTGTCCAACCATGACAGGGCGTGCCTCACCTGCGTGCGCAACCAGAACTGCGAGCTGCAGTCCCTGGCCGAAGAGCTGGGCATCCGGGAGATCGGTTTCGACGGCGTGCAGATTGAGCGCCCCATCGATACGTCCTCTCCCTCCATCGTCCGGGATCCCAACAAGTGCATTCTGTGCCGCCGCTGCGTAGCCACCTGCCAGAACATTCAGAAGATCGGCGTGATCGGCGCTACGAACCGCGGCTTCAACACCATTATCGAGCCCGTCTTCGATATGAAGATCGGCGACGTGCCCTGCGTCAACTGCGGACAGTGCATCATGGCCTGCCCGGTCGGCGCCTTGAGGGAGAAGGACAGTACCCAGAAGGTCTGGGATGCTCTGGCCGATCCCACGAAGCACGTGGTGGTGCAGCCCGCGCCGGCGGTCCGCGTGGCCCTTGGCGAGGAGTTTGGTATGCCGATGGGCACCGTGGTCACCGGGAAATTGGCGGCCGCCCTGCGCAAGATGGGCTTTGACGCGATCTTTGACACCAACTACGGCGCCGACCTCACCATCATGGAGGAGGCCAGCGAGCTCATCGAGCGGGTGACGAAGGGCGGCAAGCTGCCCATGATCACCTCCTGCAGCCCGGGCTGGGTGAAGTTCTGCGAGCACTTCTATCCCGAGTTCCTGGATAACCTTTCCACCTGCAAATCGCCTCACGAGATGCTGGGCGCCATCATCAAGAGCTACTATGCCCAGAAGCAGGGCATCGATCCCAAAAACATCGTGACCGTCTCCGTTATGCCCTGCGTGGCCAAGAAGTTCGAGGCGGGCCGCGACGAGCTGTCCGTGAACGGTCTGCAGGATGTGGATCTTGTCATCACCACCCGGGAGCTGGCCCGCATGATCAAGGAAGCGGGCATCAACTTCCCCGAGCTTCCCGATGAGGATTTCGATCCCATCTTCGGCGATTCCACCGGCGCGGCGGCTATCTTCGGCGCCACCGGCGGCGTGATGGAAGCGGCCCTTCGTACCGCCTACGAGTTCATCACTGGAGGGACACTGGAGAAGGTGGATTTTGAGGACGTGCGCGGCATCGCCGGCGTGAAGGAAGCCACCGTGAAGATCGGTGATATGGATGTGAAGGTGGCTGTGGCCAGCGGTACCGGCAACGCGAGAAAGATTCTTGATGCGGTGAAGGCCGGCGAAAAGGACTATCACTTCATCGAGGTCATGGGCTGCCCCGGCGGCTGCGTGACCGGCGGCGGACAGCCCATCGTCAGCGCCAAGGTGCGCATGGAGAAGGATCCCCGGGTGGAGCGTGCGAAGGCCATCTACAGTGTGGATAAGGACTTGCCCCTCCGCAAATCCCACGAGAACCCCTCCATCAAGAAGCTGTACGACGAATATCTGGAGAAGCCGGGCAGCCATCGCTCCCACGAGCTGCTCCACACCCACTACGTACCCCGCAAGCGGTATTAA
- a CDS encoding PHP domain-containing protein has product MKLAVDLHIHSCLSPCGEDEMTPNNIVGMAALKGLGAIAVTDHNGYQNAAAVASVGSDMGLVVVPGMEVTDREEVHLLCYFPDVAALTAFGEIIQSHLPGIPNRPDYFGSQIIMNEMDEPMGTLDPLLIPGISLSMEEVYSLAREHGGVMVPAHINRGSHSILANLGFMPAFPPFPAVEAVKEGLPLPDLTDKLVLRSSDAHNLGAILEQEFFLEVEQPSAKGILDVLAKGLKK; this is encoded by the coding sequence ATGAAACTGGCGGTGGATCTTCATATCCATTCCTGCCTTTCCCCCTGCGGGGAGGATGAGATGACCCCCAACAACATCGTGGGTATGGCGGCCCTCAAAGGCCTCGGAGCCATTGCGGTCACCGACCACAACGGCTATCAGAACGCGGCCGCGGTGGCGTCGGTGGGAAGCGATATGGGCCTTGTCGTGGTGCCGGGCATGGAAGTGACCGACCGGGAGGAGGTCCATCTGCTTTGTTATTTTCCCGATGTGGCGGCGCTCACCGCCTTCGGGGAGATCATTCAAAGCCATCTGCCCGGCATACCCAACCGGCCGGACTACTTCGGCAGCCAGATCATCATGAACGAGATGGACGAGCCCATGGGCACGCTGGACCCGCTGCTCATTCCCGGCATCTCCCTTTCCATGGAGGAGGTCTACAGCCTCGCCCGGGAGCACGGCGGCGTGATGGTGCCCGCCCACATCAACCGGGGGAGCCACAGCATCCTGGCGAACCTGGGCTTCATGCCCGCGTTTCCGCCCTTCCCCGCGGTGGAGGCGGTGAAGGAGGGGCTGCCCCTGCCTGATCTCACCGATAAGCTGGTCCTTCGCTCCTCCGACGCCCACAACCTCGGCGCCATCCTGGAGCAGGAGTTTTTCCTGGAGGTGGAGCAGCCCAGCGCGAAGGGAATTCTGGATGTCTTGGCGAAGGGTCTCAAAAAATGA
- the nuoE gene encoding NADH-quinone oxidoreductase subunit NuoE gives MSHETQEKAAQLQAVIEEYKGKPGNLMPVMQKAQGIYGYLPLEVQNAIAEGLDVPMTEVYGVATFYSQFNLELKGKYTIGVCLGTACYVKNSQKVLNALAEALGIEVGKTTPDGLFTLEATRCLGCCGLAPVMMINNDVYGRLKPEEVKGILEKYKEA, from the coding sequence ATGTCCCACGAAACCCAGGAAAAGGCTGCCCAGCTTCAGGCCGTCATTGAAGAGTACAAGGGCAAGCCGGGCAATCTGATGCCCGTGATGCAGAAGGCACAGGGTATCTACGGCTATCTTCCGCTGGAAGTGCAAAACGCCATCGCCGAAGGGCTGGATGTGCCCATGACCGAAGTGTACGGCGTGGCCACGTTCTATTCCCAGTTCAACCTTGAGCTCAAGGGCAAGTACACCATCGGTGTGTGCCTGGGCACGGCCTGCTACGTGAAGAACTCCCAGAAGGTTCTGAACGCACTGGCTGAGGCGCTTGGCATCGAGGTGGGCAAGACCACTCCCGATGGACTTTTCACGCTGGAAGCCACCCGCTGTCTTGGCTGCTGCGGCCTGGCGCCGGTGATGATGATCAACAACGACGTTTACGGAAGGCTGAAGCCTGAGGAAGTGAAGGGCATCCTGGAGAAGTACAAGGAAGCGTAA